A part of Streptococcus porcinus genomic DNA contains:
- a CDS encoding RNA polymerase sigma factor, with protein MDYAQEIITYLVNSGISPHRAQDVTQDVFLQMLECNYSIPLEKIRAWMYRTAIRRYIDLYRRDKRYYDLLQRDFFSQQAVTLYDLENYDDLYEAISQLSQKSRLLLDLYYFQGFSVKEIATITGYSQSNIKIRLMRTRHLLRKQLQMKGYSNDHLKNK; from the coding sequence ATGGATTACGCTCAAGAAATTATCACCTATTTGGTCAATTCTGGGATTTCACCCCACCGTGCTCAAGATGTTACTCAAGATGTTTTCCTTCAAATGCTTGAATGTAATTATTCTATACCTTTGGAGAAAATCCGAGCTTGGATGTACCGCACAGCCATACGTCGCTACATTGATCTTTATCGGCGCGATAAACGCTACTATGATTTACTTCAAAGAGACTTCTTTTCCCAACAAGCAGTCACACTCTACGACTTGGAAAATTATGATGACTTGTATGAAGCCATCAGTCAGCTCAGCCAAAAATCACGACTACTTTTAGATCTCTACTATTTTCAGGGATTTTCAGTTAAAGAAATAGCAACTATTACAGGTTATTCCCAAAGCAATATTAAAATCCGATTAATGCGGACACGACACCTTCTCAGAAAACAATTACAAATGAAAGGATATTCAAATGACCACCTTAAAAACAAATGA
- a CDS encoding response regulator transcription factor, whose translation MKLLVADDQSMLRDALCQLLTYQSGVDAVFQAENGQKAIDLLKQEAIDVAILDIEMPEKSGLDVLEWVREHQELKVIIVTTFKRKGYFQRALAAHVDGYVLKDRSISELMQTIHSVLEGRKEYSPELIEEVTFSTNPLSPREQEVMSLVVQGASNHEIAQKLFLSNGTVRNYLTCVFTKLNANNRTEAAKIVQEKGWI comes from the coding sequence ATGAAATTATTAGTTGCTGATGATCAATCCATGTTACGAGATGCTCTCTGTCAGCTCCTCACTTATCAATCAGGTGTTGATGCCGTCTTCCAAGCAGAAAATGGTCAAAAGGCTATTGATTTACTGAAGCAAGAAGCCATTGACGTGGCTATTCTTGATATCGAAATGCCCGAAAAATCAGGCTTAGATGTTTTAGAGTGGGTTCGGGAACATCAAGAGCTTAAAGTTATTATTGTGACAACTTTCAAGAGGAAAGGCTACTTTCAGCGAGCTTTAGCTGCCCATGTTGACGGATATGTTCTGAAAGACCGTTCCATTTCAGAATTGATGCAAACCATCCACAGCGTTCTAGAAGGACGCAAAGAATACTCGCCAGAACTAATTGAGGAAGTTACCTTTTCGACTAACCCTCTAAGTCCTAGAGAACAAGAGGTAATGAGTCTAGTAGTACAAGGTGCTTCTAACCACGAAATTGCTCAAAAACTCTTTTTATCAAACGGCACCGTTCGCAATTATTTAACTTGTGTCTTTACCAAACTCAACGCTAACAACCGAACTGAGGCCGCCAAAATCGTACAAGAAAAAGGATGGATTTAG
- a CDS encoding BglG family transcription antiterminator → MIDRKQSVLQQLILYHTSNEEELAKQLQITIRQLNYVITQINEDLEGLGYPKILKNNGNYLIDPQSKKVLSNNFKLRELMIDSPARVNIILLLILSKESYISLDHFAYIFTLSKNTVLNELKRCRTLLSEYELTLVYSRRNGYEIKGAEWNQRSLLHQIIIDLNQYFGNEFILHLLSDLTDDLEKISNTLHQIEEMLDIVYTDEDYFQLVPFMTIIRQRIRRGLTIEEFDSKEISEIATTQEYQSLMYSETFPKVSKSEYVYFAIHLLSSKVATIPQLNKEELQDLSNALRDFIEIFESQAMVIFNDKSELLEKLFSHFKPAYYRIKYHLTFENVMYEQIISKYRVLHNFVKRSVSPLETYFKTSLPDKEIAYITLFVGGHLLEKGESRHEERNKKAVIVCPNGISFSKLMEEDLRSLFPEIIFYPTISIREYKGFILPHELVFSPVPIDTEKELFLVNTLSLDEDKIQLRHHVISKLFHLDMPSINVTDLVSLIKNYATINSEKDLTEAIHRYLLIHNDTKGSSKSHQTHGLSLSAMLEESSIQIIDYRINWNDALKLVCHPLILDKKITDDYARALQEEYKEKPIHIMLKSKLLLPHLDPYIYQQKLGFSLLVLKDGILYNDQMIHFILLMTTPDKTSHLPFLLELRDLVAKENFSDLLLEANSADDIIKQIKYMEKHKE, encoded by the coding sequence ATGATCGATCGAAAACAAAGTGTACTCCAACAATTAATTTTATATCATACTTCAAATGAGGAAGAGTTGGCTAAACAATTACAAATAACAATTCGTCAATTGAATTATGTTATTACTCAAATTAACGAAGATCTTGAGGGCTTAGGATACCCCAAAATTTTAAAAAACAACGGAAATTATCTTATTGACCCTCAGTCAAAAAAAGTACTCTCGAATAATTTCAAGTTAAGAGAGTTAATGATTGATAGTCCAGCTAGAGTTAACATTATTTTATTGCTCATACTCAGTAAGGAAAGTTATATTTCTTTAGATCATTTTGCGTATATTTTTACACTTAGCAAAAATACGGTATTAAATGAATTGAAAAGATGTAGAACACTTTTATCCGAATATGAATTAACTTTGGTATATTCTCGTCGTAATGGTTATGAAATTAAGGGAGCTGAATGGAATCAACGAAGCCTGCTTCATCAAATTATTATTGATTTAAATCAGTATTTTGGGAATGAATTTATCCTTCACTTATTAAGCGATTTAACAGATGACTTGGAAAAAATTAGTAATACTCTACATCAGATTGAGGAGATGCTAGACATTGTCTATACTGACGAAGATTATTTTCAATTAGTTCCATTCATGACAATTATCCGTCAAAGGATAAGAAGAGGGTTAACAATTGAAGAATTTGATTCAAAAGAAATTTCTGAAATTGCCACTACTCAGGAATATCAGTCTTTAATGTATTCTGAAACTTTTCCAAAAGTTTCAAAAAGTGAGTATGTTTATTTTGCCATTCATTTGTTAAGCTCAAAGGTTGCAACGATTCCACAGCTTAATAAAGAAGAATTACAGGACTTATCAAATGCTTTAAGAGATTTCATTGAGATATTTGAGTCGCAAGCGATGGTTATCTTTAATGATAAAAGTGAACTTTTAGAAAAACTGTTTAGTCACTTTAAGCCAGCTTATTACCGGATCAAATATCATTTAACATTTGAAAATGTTATGTATGAGCAAATCATCTCGAAATATAGAGTTCTACATAATTTTGTAAAACGGTCGGTTTCACCATTAGAAACATATTTTAAAACAAGTTTACCAGATAAAGAAATAGCCTATATCACTTTGTTTGTTGGCGGCCACTTATTGGAAAAAGGTGAAAGTAGACATGAAGAACGAAATAAGAAAGCAGTAATTGTTTGTCCAAATGGTATTTCGTTTTCGAAACTAATGGAAGAGGACTTGAGAAGCCTATTTCCAGAGATCATTTTTTATCCAACCATATCGATTCGAGAATATAAAGGATTTATTTTACCACATGAACTTGTCTTCTCACCTGTCCCTATTGATACTGAAAAAGAATTATTTTTAGTCAATACTCTTTCGCTAGATGAAGATAAAATTCAGTTACGTCATCATGTGATTAGTAAACTATTTCATCTTGATATGCCAAGTATTAATGTGACTGACTTAGTCAGTCTCATTAAAAATTATGCAACTATCAATTCAGAAAAGGACCTTACAGAAGCAATTCATCGCTATTTATTGATACATAATGATACTAAAGGTTCTTCAAAGAGTCATCAAACACATGGTTTAAGTTTGTCCGCAATGCTAGAGGAAAGCAGTATTCAGATAATCGACTATCGGATTAATTGGAATGATGCTCTGAAACTGGTTTGTCACCCTTTGATTCTTGATAAAAAAATCACCGATGATTATGCGAGAGCACTACAGGAAGAATATAAAGAAAAACCAATTCATATCATGTTAAAATCCAAATTACTATTACCACATTTGGATCCGTACATTTACCAACAGAAATTAGGATTTAGTTTATTAGTTTTGAAAGATGGTATTTTGTATAACGATCAGATGATTCATTTCATTTTACTAATGACAACTCCAGATAAAACAAGTCACTTACCATTTTTACTAGAGTTACGAGATTTAGTTGCTAAAGAAAATTTTTCTGATTTATTATTAGAAGCTAATTCTGCAGATGATATCATCAAACAAATAAAATATATGGAAAAACATAAGGAGTAA
- a CDS encoding S66 family peptidase produces MIKTVGIVSLSSGILGEKLVKHELDLGLKRLKDYGLEVKFLPNALKGLDYLKKHPKGRADDLIQAFKDEDIDLILCAIGGDDTYRLLPYLFANQELEQVVKQKVFLGFSDTTINHLMLHKVGIKTFYGQSFLADICELDKEMLPYTEHYFRELLQTGRISEIRPSHTWYEERNDFSNNALGTQRIAHTNLGFELLKGKSKFSGEILGGCLESLYDIFDNSRYKDSAELCKRYQLFPSLEEWRGKILFLETSEEKPSPKQHRQMLEKLKETGIFSVINGLLVGKPQDECHYEAYKENLLEIIDIEIPIVYNLNIGHATPRAILPFGYIADIDVEEQIIRFRY; encoded by the coding sequence ATGATTAAAACAGTTGGAATTGTTAGTCTTTCAAGTGGTATTCTAGGGGAAAAGTTAGTTAAGCATGAGTTGGATCTTGGTCTTAAACGTCTTAAAGATTATGGATTAGAAGTTAAGTTCTTGCCTAATGCTTTAAAAGGCTTGGATTATCTTAAGAAACATCCCAAAGGGCGTGCAGACGACCTTATCCAAGCTTTTAAAGATGAAGACATTGATTTGATTCTTTGCGCTATTGGTGGAGATGATACTTACCGTCTCTTGCCTTATTTGTTTGCTAATCAGGAACTAGAACAGGTGGTGAAACAAAAAGTATTTCTGGGTTTTTCTGATACGACAATCAATCATCTGATGCTTCATAAAGTTGGTATCAAAACTTTTTATGGACAATCCTTTCTTGCGGATATTTGTGAACTAGACAAGGAAATGTTACCTTATACAGAGCATTATTTTAGAGAGCTTTTACAAACAGGAAGGATTTCAGAGATTCGACCAAGTCACACTTGGTATGAGGAGAGAAATGACTTTAGTAACAATGCCCTAGGTACGCAACGAATTGCTCACACGAATTTAGGCTTTGAATTGCTCAAAGGAAAGTCAAAATTTTCCGGTGAGATATTAGGAGGCTGCTTAGAGTCTCTTTATGACATCTTTGACAATAGCCGCTATAAGGATAGTGCGGAGCTGTGCAAAAGGTATCAGCTCTTTCCTTCTCTAGAAGAGTGGCGGGGAAAGATTCTCTTTCTCGAAACTAGTGAAGAAAAACCTAGTCCTAAACAGCATCGTCAGATGTTAGAAAAACTAAAAGAGACAGGAATTTTTAGTGTTATTAATGGCTTATTGGTTGGTAAACCTCAGGACGAGTGTCACTATGAAGCCTATAAAGAAAATCTGTTAGAAATTATCGATATAGAGATTCCAATAGTCTACAATCTCAATATAGGACACGCTACCCCACGTGCTATTTTGCCATTTGGTTATATAGCTGATATTGATGTAGAAGAGCAAATTATTAGATTTAGATACTAA
- a CDS encoding ABC transporter permease — translation MKALLKIEWIKLWREWPTFILAIGMPVGFFLFYSGMTMSPDPKLQKEFIQSYMLTMTAFSMSSFGFFSFPSMLFEDRKNHWLLYLEHANVNMLQYYLSKIVRVYISFTCSILATFMIAKMFRGVEMSLEQWLGSTILLLISGLVFLAMGLLIAQIPSPQLMSIVGNVVFLLLAIIGGSWMPISVFPKWMQYISKLTPTYHVNQMVTKFAEKTQLKWQSLLIVFAYAIIMMIIALVIKQRREVSV, via the coding sequence ATGAAAGCATTATTAAAAATTGAGTGGATTAAGTTATGGCGTGAGTGGCCAACCTTCATTTTAGCTATTGGTATGCCGGTCGGCTTCTTCTTATTCTACTCAGGAATGACCATGTCACCTGATCCTAAACTTCAAAAAGAATTTATCCAATCTTATATGTTGACCATGACCGCATTTTCCATGTCTAGTTTCGGCTTTTTTTCATTTCCTTCTATGTTATTTGAGGATCGAAAGAATCACTGGTTACTTTATTTGGAACATGCCAATGTTAATATGTTGCAATACTATCTATCGAAAATTGTTAGAGTTTATATTAGTTTTACCTGTTCCATTCTAGCCACGTTTATGATTGCAAAAATGTTCAGAGGTGTTGAGATGTCTTTGGAACAATGGCTTGGTTCAACTATTTTACTTCTCATTTCAGGCTTGGTCTTTTTAGCCATGGGACTCTTGATTGCTCAGATTCCTTCCCCTCAATTGATGTCCATTGTTGGGAATGTTGTTTTTCTATTGTTAGCCATCATTGGGGGGTCATGGATGCCTATTTCCGTTTTTCCTAAATGGATGCAATACATCTCTAAGTTGACACCAACTTACCATGTCAATCAGATGGTTACAAAATTTGCAGAAAAGACTCAATTGAAATGGCAGTCCTTGCTTATTGTCTTTGCCTATGCCATAATAATGATGATAATAGCGCTAGTAATTAAACAAAGGAGAGAAGTATCGGTATGA
- a CDS encoding sigma factor regulator N-terminal domain-containing protein, with translation MTTLKTNDPLAKLAKKRRRTTFLKTSLFSLLACLLALALSFKGLSSLTAKNGQKIYEDYEQLAQIAYPNISYDSLYYFPSGQFTGKIHADRFKDLAGIPVPYSPYEAYYNLTGTYDSAPGDAFSSKNGLYDRGTRQKIPQFYNTHVRFTKSDIKTNPSQDLKQVSKINNRLIEVAITFDRPYTYQEIKKKIPKTIKQNWFWIGTYTKLDTSQWSTAYQFGTNPENLESPHLFLQNVKKVYQNGSKISIGRIDIYSDLKKYFKKSKKVKSSDQLTFSGMILTGKSEDFKALNEQKWIYASSIGASIENQEYYKLDTK, from the coding sequence ATGACCACCTTAAAAACAAATGACCCTTTAGCTAAACTAGCCAAAAAACGCCGAAGAACGACCTTCCTAAAAACCAGCCTTTTCAGTCTCTTAGCTTGTCTGCTTGCCTTAGCCCTATCTTTTAAAGGGCTGAGCAGTTTGACAGCTAAGAATGGGCAAAAAATTTATGAAGACTATGAACAATTAGCACAAATCGCCTATCCAAATATTTCTTACGATAGTCTTTACTATTTTCCAAGTGGTCAATTCACTGGTAAAATTCATGCCGATCGCTTTAAAGATTTAGCTGGCATACCGGTCCCTTACTCTCCCTATGAAGCTTATTATAATTTAACAGGAACCTATGACTCTGCGCCAGGAGATGCTTTCTCATCCAAAAATGGTCTCTATGACCGAGGAACCCGACAAAAAATTCCACAATTTTACAATACACATGTTCGCTTTACTAAAAGTGATATCAAAACAAATCCAAGTCAAGATCTTAAACAAGTGAGTAAAATAAACAATCGGCTTATTGAAGTAGCCATAACCTTTGACAGACCATATACCTATCAAGAAATTAAAAAGAAGATTCCTAAGACAATCAAACAAAATTGGTTTTGGATTGGAACTTACACCAAACTAGACACTTCGCAGTGGTCAACTGCTTACCAATTTGGGACTAATCCTGAAAATTTAGAATCACCCCACCTTTTTCTTCAAAATGTGAAGAAAGTCTATCAAAACGGATCTAAAATCTCTATTGGCCGGATTGATATCTATTCGGACTTGAAAAAATACTTTAAAAAATCCAAAAAAGTTAAAAGTAGCGACCAACTCACTTTTTCTGGCATGATTCTAACAGGAAAGTCAGAAGATTTTAAAGCTCTCAATGAACAAAAATGGATATATGCCTCAAGCATTGGTGCTAGCATCGAAAATCAAGAGTATTACAAATTAGATACCAAGTAA
- a CDS encoding YjbQ family protein: protein MTVYQSQFSLNTHAQRDSYFDVTSQVRTVLAESHIQNGMVYVTTPHTTCAIFFEEWTHDSDTNGDDFLNLDLSKALERIFPPHTSSETYHYPGEAHYRAVESWPNPEQWLPGGDRRALWNADAHLKASLIGASEMVPVRKNSLAIGKTGYIYFVDFDRTRERERRVQVTIIGD from the coding sequence ATGACGGTTTATCAATCTCAATTTAGTCTTAATACTCATGCACAGCGAGATTCTTATTTTGATGTGACCTCCCAAGTGAGAACAGTTCTAGCAGAAAGTCATATTCAAAATGGAATGGTCTATGTGACGACACCACATACAACTTGTGCGATTTTCTTTGAGGAATGGACGCATGATAGTGATACGAATGGAGATGATTTTCTTAATTTAGACTTATCAAAAGCCTTAGAGAGAATTTTTCCTCCCCACACTTCTTCAGAAACCTATCATTATCCTGGGGAAGCCCATTATCGCGCTGTTGAATCCTGGCCCAATCCGGAACAATGGCTACCAGGGGGAGATCGTAGAGCATTATGGAATGCTGATGCCCATCTTAAAGCTAGCCTGATTGGAGCAAGTGAGATGGTTCCGGTAAGGAAAAACAGCTTAGCCATCGGTAAAACGGGATACATTTATTTTGTTGACTTTGATCGAACACGCGAAAGAGAACGGCGTGTTCAGGTAACCATCATTGGTGATTAA
- a CDS encoding PTS sugar transporter subunit IIA: MISQYIEKNLILLDDDSLDRQELFQKVALKLTKKGYVKEGFKEFLNNREDDYPTGLELGYSNVAIPHGDPSFVNHPFIMVVRLKESIIMNRMDDPEVSIPVKMLFILGLNSGENHLLILKTLMKKIQNEAFINEILNASSEEGIISLLSEKTEGKEHEKN; encoded by the coding sequence ATGATTTCACAATATATCGAAAAGAATTTAATTCTATTAGATGATGATAGTCTAGACCGTCAAGAGCTATTTCAAAAAGTAGCTTTAAAATTGACGAAAAAAGGATATGTCAAAGAAGGATTCAAAGAATTTTTAAATAATCGGGAAGATGACTATCCAACTGGACTTGAGCTTGGATATTCAAATGTGGCCATCCCGCATGGTGACCCTAGTTTTGTAAACCACCCCTTTATTATGGTTGTAAGATTAAAAGAATCCATAATCATGAATAGAATGGATGATCCTGAAGTTTCAATCCCAGTAAAAATGTTATTTATTTTAGGATTAAATAGTGGAGAAAATCATTTGTTGATTTTGAAAACATTAATGAAAAAAATTCAGAATGAAGCGTTTATCAATGAAATCTTAAATGCTAGTTCGGAAGAAGGAATCATATCATTATTAAGTGAGAAAACGGAAGGAAAAGAACATGAAAAAAATTAA
- a CDS encoding sensor histidine kinase, with translation MILKWQWEHPLYYVSLVFMIFPFGGIFFFGYPLWTLPFSLLFLFAYLFIVHEKKGWLTNLFWVYMLIYITYMSLFINSGMIWLFFYLNNLFVYRLRDNFKSFRFFSYVAATLIVVLYVFLKGYDVTTQVLALVAPILNFSILIFWTLERKREEANEVLMEKNRSINLLLAENERNRISQDLHDTLGHVFVMLTVKADLIQTLLDHGEIAKAQKEVVDLQKITKNATKDVRQMVESLKDHKISQELVVISNMLELAGINLQIKGDKVAESFPIDIQNKLSMMLRELINNLMKHSQAKKCQLVFSRTEKTYTLNYQDDGIGFSDINGRELHSIKDRLVPLRGQLAISSVKNPTQISIIIPSKE, from the coding sequence ATGATTTTAAAATGGCAGTGGGAACATCCTCTCTATTATGTCTCCTTAGTTTTCATGATATTCCCATTTGGTGGTATCTTCTTTTTTGGATACCCTTTGTGGACATTGCCATTTTCTCTCTTATTTTTATTTGCTTATCTTTTTATTGTTCACGAAAAGAAGGGCTGGCTGACTAACCTTTTTTGGGTTTACATGCTAATCTATATTACCTACATGTCCTTATTTATCAACAGTGGCATGATTTGGTTATTCTTTTATCTAAATAACCTCTTTGTTTATCGTTTACGAGACAATTTTAAAAGTTTCCGTTTTTTTTCTTATGTTGCAGCCACACTAATTGTAGTTTTATATGTTTTTCTAAAAGGATATGACGTCACAACCCAAGTTCTAGCCCTGGTCGCGCCAATTCTCAACTTTTCTATACTTATTTTCTGGACTCTGGAACGTAAACGTGAAGAAGCCAATGAAGTCCTTATGGAGAAAAATAGATCCATTAATTTGCTTTTGGCTGAGAATGAGCGTAATCGCATCAGTCAAGATTTACACGATACCTTAGGTCACGTCTTTGTTATGCTGACGGTCAAGGCTGATTTAATCCAAACGCTTTTGGATCATGGTGAAATTGCCAAGGCGCAAAAGGAAGTAGTTGACTTACAGAAAATTACTAAAAATGCGACTAAAGATGTCAGACAAATGGTGGAAAGTCTCAAGGACCATAAAATTAGCCAAGAATTGGTAGTCATTTCTAATATGTTAGAATTAGCGGGAATCAATCTCCAAATAAAAGGTGACAAAGTGGCGGAGTCATTTCCTATAGACATACAAAACAAACTAAGTATGATGCTCAGAGAATTAATTAATAATCTTATGAAACATAGTCAAGCTAAAAAATGCCAGCTTGTCTTCAGTCGAACTGAAAAAACCTATACTCTCAATTATCAAGATGATGGTATTGGTTTTTCAGACATTAATGGTCGAGAATTACATAGTATTAAAGACCGTTTGGTTCCTTTGAGGGGACAGCTAGCGATAAGTTCAGTCAAAAATCCAACTCAAATAAGCATTATAATCCCTTCAAAGGAGTAA
- a CDS encoding triose-phosphate isomerase, with translation MKASVNPNFFVFNPKSYLYGQELLELALIADQLADKDVSIFVTAPYTDLGQLVEHTENIIVTAQHLDGISPGRGMGAVLPDALVQVGVKAVFLNHAEHPMTLSQLSRALTICQKKEIVSIVCADSVEEARAIAVLKPDIILCEPTELIGTGKTSGNDYIEETNKAIKELHPECLVMQAAGISSAGDVYQTILAGADGTGCTSGIVKADNPKQMLIDMVKAVKTAIQER, from the coding sequence ATGAAAGCAAGTGTCAATCCTAATTTTTTCGTCTTTAATCCCAAATCTTATCTTTATGGACAGGAACTTTTGGAGCTCGCATTAATAGCAGATCAATTAGCAGATAAAGATGTCAGTATTTTTGTAACAGCACCATATACAGATTTGGGCCAGTTGGTTGAGCATACAGAGAATATCATTGTCACAGCTCAGCATTTAGATGGTATCTCTCCAGGGAGAGGTATGGGAGCTGTTTTGCCGGACGCCTTAGTACAGGTTGGTGTCAAAGCGGTTTTCTTAAATCATGCGGAACACCCTATGACTTTGAGCCAACTTAGCAGAGCTTTAACTATTTGCCAAAAAAAGGAGATTGTCTCTATTGTTTGTGCAGACTCTGTTGAAGAAGCTCGTGCGATAGCAGTCTTAAAACCAGATATAATCTTGTGTGAACCAACAGAACTCATTGGAACGGGAAAAACAAGTGGTAACGACTATATTGAAGAAACAAATAAAGCCATTAAGGAGCTTCATCCAGAATGTTTGGTTATGCAGGCGGCAGGCATCAGTAGTGCTGGAGATGTTTACCAAACCATATTAGCAGGTGCGGACGGGACAGGTTGTACGAGTGGGATTGTTAAAGCTGACAATCCAAAACAGATGTTAATTGATATGGTTAAAGCTGTCAAAACAGCAATTCAAGAAAGGTAG
- a CDS encoding CPBP family intramembrane glutamic endopeptidase, translated as MIKKHILEVQTERYQKLPTWLMILVACAMVYAFFIVGSLVAEAFLKMVMTLAMLLTSEVKTDIETFYQNPLIELAIFPFISLSLFAWVKWYEKRPIKSLGFFKGQVFIEIAKGWLIGTVLLSITLALSCLLGGLEFHSFGFSFKTLEFLVFSIPLWLLQSGTEELLTRGWLLPILAKRTHLVIAIIVSSSLFGIMHLGNDNINVYSVLSIIVVGIFLALYMLKTDNIWGVAGIHGAWNFTQGNIFGISVSGTEAGPSLMYFGQKAGAPDWISGGAFGIEGSFLATLVLLVATVYMAWQLIQEKKSSNSEISLENS; from the coding sequence ATGATTAAAAAACACATTTTAGAAGTCCAAACGGAGCGTTATCAAAAACTACCCACTTGGCTGATGATTCTAGTGGCCTGTGCGATGGTTTATGCTTTCTTTATTGTAGGGAGTCTCGTTGCAGAAGCGTTTTTGAAAATGGTGATGACTTTGGCTATGTTACTGACTTCAGAAGTTAAAACTGATATTGAAACTTTTTATCAAAATCCCTTAATAGAATTAGCCATCTTTCCTTTTATCAGCTTAAGTCTGTTTGCTTGGGTTAAGTGGTATGAAAAAAGGCCTATTAAAAGTCTTGGATTCTTTAAAGGCCAAGTTTTTATCGAAATAGCTAAAGGTTGGCTTATAGGAACCGTGCTGTTGTCTATAACCCTTGCTTTAAGTTGTCTATTAGGGGGACTGGAGTTCCATTCATTTGGTTTTTCTTTTAAGACACTAGAATTCTTAGTTTTTAGTATTCCATTGTGGCTTCTTCAAAGCGGAACAGAAGAGCTATTAACACGAGGTTGGCTATTACCCATTCTTGCAAAGAGGACACATTTGGTGATCGCAATAATTGTCTCAAGTAGTCTGTTTGGGATTATGCATTTGGGTAATGATAATATTAACGTTTATTCGGTACTCAGTATTATTGTGGTAGGCATTTTCCTTGCTTTATACATGCTTAAGACTGATAATATTTGGGGTGTAGCTGGGATTCATGGTGCTTGGAATTTCACTCAGGGTAATATCTTTGGGATTTCTGTTAGTGGTACCGAAGCAGGGCCATCGCTTATGTATTTTGGTCAAAAAGCGGGAGCCCCTGATTGGATTTCGGGTGGGGCTTTTGGAATAGAGGGGAGTTTTCTAGCTACTCTTGTTCTCCTAGTTGCTACTGTCTACATGGCTTGGCAATTAATCCAAGAAAAAAAGAGCTCAAACTCTGAGATTTCTTTGGAAAATAGCTGA
- a CDS encoding ABC transporter ATP-binding protein has product MINVEKITKVIKGKDTLKNISFKVEEGECVALIGPNGAGKSTLIGTMLGDKKINQGKISIQSKNPKDPVVKEKIAVLQQDNTIPNNLKVKELIAFFKDIATNPLSLQEIDALLGFDEQQKNLLAEKLSGGQRRLLSFVLILIGQADILFLDEPTAGMDTSTRKRFWEIIADLKGQGKTIFYTSHYIEEVEHTAERILILHQGKLLKDTSPYALGNEEMEKEITLPRKYEHLLEPSPLIDQLTLKKESLQFRTKDIAQLWPKLEVAGVSIQEIQIQNKSLLDSLFAQTQGERE; this is encoded by the coding sequence ATGATTAACGTCGAAAAAATCACTAAAGTGATTAAGGGTAAAGACACTTTAAAGAATATTTCTTTTAAGGTTGAAGAAGGCGAATGTGTCGCCTTAATCGGGCCAAATGGAGCAGGTAAGTCAACACTGATTGGGACCATGTTGGGTGATAAGAAAATCAATCAGGGCAAGATTAGCATTCAATCAAAGAATCCTAAGGACCCTGTTGTGAAAGAAAAAATTGCTGTCTTACAACAAGATAATACCATTCCTAATAATCTTAAGGTAAAAGAGCTAATTGCCTTCTTTAAAGATATTGCGACTAATCCTTTATCTCTTCAAGAAATTGATGCTTTACTTGGCTTTGATGAGCAACAAAAAAACCTTCTTGCTGAAAAGCTATCTGGTGGGCAAAGAAGGTTACTATCATTTGTGCTCATTCTGATTGGTCAAGCAGATATTCTCTTCTTAGATGAACCAACAGCAGGCATGGATACGTCAACCCGCAAACGCTTTTGGGAAATCATTGCTGATTTAAAAGGACAGGGAAAGACTATCTTTTACACCAGTCATTATATTGAAGAAGTGGAACATACTGCTGAACGGATTTTAATTTTACATCAAGGAAAATTATTGAAGGATACCAGTCCTTATGCTTTGGGCAATGAGGAAATGGAGAAAGAAATTACCTTGCCACGCAAATATGAGCATTTACTCGAGCCTTCACCATTGATTGATCAACTTACCCTCAAAAAAGAAAGTTTGCAGTTTAGAACTAAGGATATAGCTCAGCTATGGCCCAAATTAGAAGTGGCAGGAGTTAGTATCCAAGAAATTCAAATTCAAAATAAGTCGCTTCTAGATAGTTTATTTGCACAAACACAAGGAGAAAGAGAATGA